From Pseudomonas sp. CCI4.2, one genomic window encodes:
- the urtA gene encoding urea ABC transporter substrate-binding protein translates to MKRRSLIKAFTLSASIAAMGMSWTIQAAETIKVGILHSLSGTMAISETSLKDMALMTIDEINAKGGVNGKMLEAVVVDPASNWPLFAEKGRQLLTQDKVAVVFGCWTSVSRKSVLPVFEELNGLLFYPVQYEGEEMSPNVFYTGAAPNQQAIPAVEYLMSEEGGSAKRFFLLGTDYVYPRTTNKILRSFLKSKGVADKDIEEVYTPFGHSDYQTIVSNIKKFSAGGKTAVISTVNGDSNVPFYKELANQGLKATDVPVVAFSVGEEELRGIDTKPLVGNLAAWNYFQSVQNPVNTKFVADWKAYAKKHNLPGADKAVTNDPMEATYVGIHMWAQAAEKAKSVDVDKVREAMAGQTFNAPSGFVLTMDKTNHHLHKPVMIGEIQADGQFSVVWQTKEPIRAQPWSPYIPGNDKKPDYAVKSN, encoded by the coding sequence ATGAAGCGTCGCAGTCTGATCAAAGCGTTCACATTGTCTGCCTCGATTGCCGCTATGGGCATGAGCTGGACCATCCAGGCCGCCGAGACCATCAAGGTCGGCATTCTGCATTCGTTGTCCGGGACCATGGCGATTTCGGAGACGTCCCTCAAAGACATGGCGTTGATGACCATCGACGAAATCAACGCCAAAGGCGGTGTCAACGGCAAGATGCTCGAAGCAGTGGTAGTCGACCCGGCTTCCAACTGGCCGCTGTTCGCTGAAAAAGGCCGTCAGTTGCTTACCCAGGACAAAGTGGCTGTTGTCTTCGGTTGCTGGACCTCGGTGTCGCGTAAGTCAGTATTGCCAGTGTTCGAAGAACTCAATGGCTTGCTGTTTTACCCCGTGCAGTACGAAGGCGAAGAGATGTCGCCAAACGTGTTCTACACCGGCGCAGCGCCTAACCAGCAGGCCATTCCTGCGGTTGAATACCTGATGAGCGAAGAAGGCGGCAGCGCCAAGCGTTTCTTCCTGCTGGGTACCGACTACGTTTACCCGCGCACCACCAACAAAATCCTGCGTTCGTTCCTCAAGTCCAAAGGTGTTGCTGACAAGGACATCGAAGAGGTCTACACCCCGTTCGGTCATAGCGATTACCAGACCATCGTCTCGAACATCAAGAAGTTCTCTGCCGGTGGCAAGACCGCTGTTATTTCCACCGTCAACGGCGACTCCAACGTACCGTTCTACAAAGAACTCGCCAACCAGGGCCTGAAAGCCACCGACGTACCGGTTGTAGCGTTCTCGGTCGGCGAAGAAGAACTGCGCGGCATCGACACCAAGCCACTGGTCGGCAACCTGGCGGCCTGGAACTACTTCCAGTCGGTACAGAACCCGGTTAACACCAAGTTCGTCGCGGACTGGAAAGCGTATGCCAAGAAGCACAACTTGCCGGGCGCTGACAAAGCAGTGACCAACGACCCAATGGAAGCCACCTACGTCGGCATCCACATGTGGGCCCAGGCTGCTGAAAAAGCCAAGTCGGTTGATGTCGACAAAGTTCGCGAAGCCATGGCCGGCCAGACTTTCAACGCGCCATCGGGCTTTGTTCTGACCATGGACAAAACCAACCATCACCTGCACAAGCCAGTGATGATCGGCGAAATTCAGGCCGACGGTCAGTTCAGCGTTGTGTGGCAGACCAAAGAGCCCATCCGCGCTCAGCCTTGGAGCCCGTACATTCCTGGCAACGACAAAAAGCCGGATTATGCGGTGAAGAGCAACTAA
- the urtB gene encoding urea ABC transporter permease subunit UrtB, whose product MTNALYRFMFALALLLPFTAHASDATDFVAASPVQQAKLLEAWAAQPDPARVELISALEQGQLTIDGQPQVLHLNNRLRGLIDTALASHQLLASDAKLRLGAAQQLQKNAKPAQLDFLNHQLTAETNAEVRTALTLALANLQLVDTNPSVRLAAVRLLGETGDPLARTRLETLLDPAVETDAGVRTAAETSLAQVKRKLMVGEVLGEAFSGLSLGSILLLAALGLAITFGLLGVINMAHGEMLMLGAYSTYVVQLMYQRYAPGAIEFYPLVALPVAFFVTALIGMLLERTVIRHLYGRPLETLLATWGISLMLIQLVRLVFGAQNVEVANPQWLSGGIQVLPNLVLPYNRIVIIAFALFVVVLTWLLLNKTRLGLNVRAVTQNRNMAACCGVPTGRIDMMAFGLGSGIAGLGGVALSQIGNVGPDLGQSYIIDSFLVVVLGGVGQLAGSVMAAFGLGIANKILEPQIGAVLGKILILALIILFIQKRPQGLFALKGRVID is encoded by the coding sequence ATGACAAATGCCCTGTACCGCTTCATGTTCGCCCTGGCCCTGCTGCTGCCGTTTACAGCCCACGCCAGCGATGCCACTGACTTCGTTGCAGCAAGCCCGGTGCAACAAGCCAAACTGCTGGAAGCTTGGGCTGCTCAGCCTGATCCGGCACGCGTCGAGTTGATCAGTGCCTTGGAACAAGGCCAGCTAACAATCGACGGCCAACCCCAAGTGCTGCACCTGAACAACCGCCTGCGCGGTTTGATTGATACCGCACTGGCCAGTCATCAATTGCTCGCCTCCGACGCCAAACTGCGTCTGGGCGCCGCGCAACAGCTACAAAAAAACGCCAAACCGGCGCAACTCGATTTCCTCAACCATCAACTCACTGCCGAAACCAATGCCGAGGTGCGCACCGCGTTGACCTTGGCCCTGGCCAATTTACAGTTGGTGGACACCAACCCCTCCGTGAGACTTGCCGCCGTTCGTCTACTCGGTGAAACCGGTGACCCGCTGGCCCGCACCCGCCTCGAAACCCTGCTCGACCCTGCAGTCGAAACCGACGCTGGCGTGCGCACCGCGGCCGAAACCAGCCTGGCGCAGGTCAAACGCAAACTGATGGTCGGCGAGGTCCTCGGCGAGGCTTTCAGCGGTCTGTCTTTGGGATCAATTTTATTACTGGCAGCGTTGGGCTTGGCGATCACCTTCGGCTTGCTGGGCGTGATCAACATGGCCCACGGCGAAATGCTGATGCTGGGCGCCTATTCCACCTACGTTGTGCAATTGATGTATCAGCGCTACGCACCCGGTGCCATTGAGTTCTACCCGCTCGTGGCGCTGCCAGTGGCGTTCTTCGTCACTGCATTGATCGGCATGCTTTTGGAGCGCACGGTAATTCGCCATTTGTATGGCCGCCCGCTGGAAACCCTGCTCGCCACCTGGGGTATCAGCCTGATGCTGATTCAACTGGTGCGCCTGGTGTTCGGTGCGCAGAACGTCGAAGTCGCCAACCCACAATGGTTGTCTGGCGGCATTCAAGTGCTACCGAATCTGGTGCTGCCGTACAACCGCATCGTGATCATCGCCTTCGCCTTGTTCGTGGTTGTGCTGACGTGGCTGCTGCTGAACAAGACTCGCCTGGGCCTTAACGTGCGAGCTGTCACTCAGAATCGCAACATGGCCGCCTGCTGCGGCGTGCCCACCGGTCGAATCGACATGATGGCCTTCGGGTTGGGCTCGGGCATCGCCGGATTGGGTGGGGTTGCGCTGAGTCAGATCGGCAACGTCGGCCCGGACCTCGGCCAGAGCTACATCATTGATTCGTTCCTCGTGGTGGTACTCGGCGGCGTTGGCCAGTTGGCGGGCAGCGTGATGGCGGCTTTCGGCCTCGGCATCGCCAACAAAATCCTCGAACCGCAAATTGGCGCCGTGCTCGGCAAGATCCTGATTCTGGCGCTGATCATTCTGTTTATTCAAAAACGTCCGCAAGGGCTCTTCGCACTCAAAGGGCGGGTAATTGACTGA
- the urtC gene encoding urea ABC transporter permease subunit UrtC — MNQPLLVTAAGKAGAKITLAIGVVIVVLLIALALLSLLPPENSLQVSAYTLTLVGKILCYAIVALALDLVWGYAGLLSLGHGLFFALGGYAMGMYLMRESSGDELPAFMTFLSWTELPWYWTGTNHFLWAMCLVVLAPGLLALVFGFFAFRSRIKGVYFSIMTQALTFAGMLLFFRNETGFGGNNGFTNFRSILGFSITSQGTRATLFLLTVALLLGCLFVGWRLARSKFGRVLTALRDAENRLMFCGYDPRGFKLFVWVLSAVMCGLAGALYVPQVGIINPSEMSPTNSIEAAVWVALGGRGTLIGPLLGAGVVNGMKSWFTVAFPEYWLFFLGALFIIVTLYLPKGVIGLLKKKGDQ, encoded by the coding sequence ATGAACCAGCCTCTTTTAGTGACCGCCGCAGGCAAAGCCGGCGCAAAAATCACCTTGGCGATCGGCGTAGTGATTGTAGTGCTGTTGATCGCACTGGCGCTGCTGTCGTTGCTGCCGCCAGAAAACAGTCTGCAAGTGTCGGCCTACACCTTGACCCTTGTCGGCAAGATCCTCTGTTACGCCATCGTCGCGTTGGCGCTGGACCTTGTATGGGGCTACGCCGGGCTGCTGTCGCTGGGCCACGGTTTGTTCTTCGCCCTTGGCGGTTATGCCATGGGCATGTACCTGATGCGTGAAAGCTCGGGCGATGAATTGCCGGCGTTCATGACGTTCCTGTCGTGGACCGAGTTGCCGTGGTACTGGACCGGGACCAATCACTTTCTCTGGGCGATGTGCCTGGTCGTTTTGGCGCCGGGCTTGTTGGCATTGGTCTTCGGCTTCTTCGCCTTCCGCTCGCGGATCAAAGGCGTGTACTTTTCGATCATGACCCAAGCCCTGACCTTCGCCGGAATGCTGCTGTTCTTTCGCAACGAAACCGGGTTTGGCGGCAACAACGGCTTCACCAACTTCCGCAGCATTCTAGGATTCAGCATTACCTCCCAAGGCACACGGGCTACGCTGTTTTTGCTTACCGTGGCGTTGTTATTGGGTTGTCTGTTCGTCGGCTGGCGCCTGGCGCGGAGCAAGTTTGGCCGGGTACTGACGGCGCTGCGTGACGCCGAAAATCGTCTGATGTTTTGCGGCTACGACCCACGCGGCTTCAAGTTGTTCGTCTGGGTATTGAGCGCAGTGATGTGTGGCTTGGCCGGAGCGCTGTACGTGCCGCAAGTCGGCATCATCAACCCCAGCGAAATGTCGCCGACCAACTCCATCGAAGCGGCGGTATGGGTAGCGCTCGGCGGACGGGGCACCTTAATTGGCCCGTTGTTGGGCGCCGGGGTGGTCAACGGCATGAAGAGTTGGTTCACCGTGGCGTTCCCGGAGTACTGGCTATTTTTCCTCGGCGCACTGTTCATCATCGTGACCTTGTACCTGCCTAAAGGCGTGATTGGCCTGCTGAAAAAGAAGGGTGATCAATGA
- the urtD gene encoding urea ABC transporter ATP-binding protein UrtD: protein MKTTPTPAFMLEPILAPNSDAGTSRDAIGFGQMTGAGLNTRHGTILTLEDISVSFDGFKALNNLNLYIGVGELRCIIGPNGAGKTTLMDVITGKTRPSHGKAWFGETLDLTLMSEVQIAQAGIGRKFQKPTVFEALSVFENLELAQKTDKSVWASLRARLTGEQQDSIHQVLETIRLTGSMHRPAGLLSHGQKQFLEIGMLLVQDPQLLLLDEPVAGMTDAETEFTAELFKSLAGKHSLMVVEHDMGFVGSIADHVTVLHQGSVLAEGSLEDVQADERVIEVYLGR, encoded by the coding sequence ATGAAAACCACTCCGACCCCAGCCTTCATGCTCGAACCGATCCTGGCCCCCAATTCAGACGCCGGTACTAGCCGCGATGCCATTGGCTTCGGGCAAATGACCGGCGCGGGTCTAAACACCCGACACGGCACCATTCTTACCCTGGAAGACATCAGCGTCAGTTTCGATGGCTTCAAAGCCCTGAACAATCTGAACCTGTACATCGGCGTGGGCGAATTGCGCTGCATCATCGGCCCTAACGGCGCGGGTAAAACCACGCTGATGGACGTGATCACCGGCAAGACGCGGCCCAGCCACGGCAAAGCCTGGTTCGGTGAAACCCTGGACCTGACGCTGATGAGCGAAGTACAAATCGCCCAAGCCGGTATCGGTCGCAAGTTTCAGAAGCCTACCGTGTTCGAAGCCTTGAGCGTGTTCGAGAACCTTGAACTGGCGCAGAAAACTGACAAGTCCGTCTGGGCCAGCCTGCGCGCACGGTTGACTGGCGAGCAGCAAGACAGCATCCATCAGGTACTTGAAACCATTCGCCTGACAGGCTCGATGCACCGGCCTGCGGGGCTGCTGTCCCACGGGCAAAAACAGTTTCTGGAAATCGGCATGCTGCTGGTTCAAGACCCGCAACTGCTGCTGCTCGACGAACCTGTGGCGGGCATGACCGACGCCGAAACCGAATTCACCGCCGAGCTGTTCAAAAGCCTGGCGGGCAAACATTCGTTGATGGTGGTGGAACACGACATGGGCTTCGTCGGCTCCATCGCCGACCACGTAACCGTTCTGCACCAAGGCAGCGTATTGGCCGAAGGCTCGCTGGAAGACGTGCAGGCCGACGAGCGGGTGATTGAGGTTTATTTAGGGCGCTAG
- the urtE gene encoding urea ABC transporter ATP-binding subunit UrtE, with the protein MLQVEKLHQYYGGSHILRGLSFEVNIGEVTCLLGRNGVGKTTLLKVLMGLLPSKEGAVQWEGKTITGFKPHQRVQAGIAYVPQGREIFGRLTVEENLLMGLSRFPGCEAKEVPAFIYELFPVLLQMKQRRGGDLSGGQQQQLAIGRALASRPRLLILDEPTEGIQPSVIKEIGAVIKKLAAQGDMAILLVEQFYDFAAELADHYLVMSRGEIVQQGRGEDMEAQGVRGLVTI; encoded by the coding sequence ATGCTCCAAGTCGAAAAGCTCCATCAGTATTACGGCGGTAGTCACATTCTTCGCGGCCTGTCTTTCGAGGTGAACATCGGCGAAGTGACGTGCTTGCTCGGGCGAAATGGCGTGGGTAAAACCACGTTGCTCAAAGTCTTGATGGGCCTGCTGCCGTCCAAAGAAGGCGCGGTGCAGTGGGAAGGCAAAACCATTACTGGGTTCAAGCCGCATCAGCGCGTACAGGCTGGCATCGCGTATGTACCACAAGGTCGTGAAATCTTCGGCCGCCTGACGGTGGAAGAAAATCTGTTGATGGGCCTGTCGCGCTTCCCTGGCTGCGAAGCAAAAGAAGTCCCAGCGTTTATCTACGAGTTGTTCCCGGTGTTGCTGCAAATGAAGCAGCGACGCGGCGGCGATTTGTCTGGCGGCCAGCAACAACAATTGGCCATCGGACGCGCGCTGGCGAGCCGCCCTCGCCTGCTGATTCTCGATGAACCCACTGAAGGCATCCAACCCTCGGTGATTAAGGAAATCGGCGCAGTGATCAAGAAGCTCGCAGCGCAAGGCGACATGGCGATTCTGTTGGTCGAGCAGTTTTATGATTTTGCCGCTGAGCTGGCGGATCATTACCTAGTGATGTCCCGTGGCGAGATCGTCCAGCAAGGCCGTGGCGAAGACATGGAAGCGCAAGGGGTGCGTGGTCTGGTTACAATTTGA
- a CDS encoding urease accessory protein UreD — protein sequence MNLPAHTALFTPSWHAELELGYGRFGDSTRPTLRRHQGPLRVQKHLYAEGPEVCQHIIVHPPGGIAGGDRLDISVNVGADAWAQLTSPGAAKWYRAAGPAFQQLELRVEAGATLEWLPQETIVFSAAQAELATHIELQGDARVLYWDVVALGRPACGERFDLGHFQSQVEIRRDGRLLWHERQRVIGNDGLLDSPIGLGGKPVFATLLVTGEASGDLLEACRNLAEELPVRGDLTQLPGLVVARCLADEALHARAWLIGLWKLLRPELLGREAVAPRIWST from the coding sequence ATGAACCTTCCTGCCCACACCGCGCTGTTCACCCCCAGCTGGCATGCCGAGCTGGAGTTGGGCTATGGCCGTTTCGGTGACAGCACGCGTCCGACGTTGCGCCGCCATCAAGGCCCGCTGCGGGTGCAAAAGCATCTGTATGCCGAAGGCCCTGAGGTGTGTCAGCACATCATCGTTCACCCGCCGGGCGGAATCGCGGGGGGTGATCGGCTCGATATTTCGGTGAATGTCGGCGCCGATGCCTGGGCGCAATTGACCAGCCCCGGCGCGGCCAAATGGTACCGTGCAGCTGGCCCGGCTTTTCAGCAACTGGAGCTGAGGGTCGAAGCTGGCGCCACGCTGGAATGGCTGCCGCAAGAAACCATCGTCTTCAGCGCCGCCCAGGCAGAACTCGCTACCCACATTGAGCTGCAGGGCGATGCCCGCGTGTTGTACTGGGACGTGGTCGCCTTGGGGCGCCCAGCCTGTGGCGAGCGTTTTGATCTGGGGCATTTTCAATCCCAGGTGGAAATCCGCCGCGACGGACGTTTGTTATGGCATGAACGCCAGCGTGTCATCGGCAATGATGGCTTGCTGGACTCGCCCATTGGCCTAGGCGGCAAACCTGTATTCGCTACGCTGTTAGTGACCGGCGAGGCCAGCGGCGACTTGCTGGAAGCCTGCCGTAACTTGGCTGAGGAGCTGCCGGTTCGCGGCGATCTCACACAACTACCAGGCCTGGTGGTCGCCCGCTGCCTGGCCGACGAAGCCCTACATGCCCGCGCTTGGCTGATTGGATTATGGAAGCTGCTGCGCCCTGAATTGTTGGGGCGTGAAGCGGTTGCGCCGAGAATATGGAGTACCTGA